One Prevotella melaninogenica DNA window includes the following coding sequences:
- a CDS encoding GLPGLI family protein — protein sequence MNLKIKLLLIAITLSLSANAQEKTELDVFKHTAIDTTQLIVSYDLTVKYDLSGQNNPDFEKVYTYIGRKVCQSFVESEHNADLRMAKAFLRNGKRGSRASMKLVANVGETYIGYPKGKTTVIYNMDGAGSYLYQEATPKMQWKLTTEHKTLLDYDCTAATCSYRGRNYKVWFTTKIPLSYGPWKFTGLPGLVMEAETKEGDYHWTVTGIEKPKTATPIYFLDRNYVKTSRENTRKQERLLLKDPAGYLESYGYNFTTTNFNGQVVKLTLFTFDNPLERE from the coding sequence ATGAATTTGAAGATTAAACTACTACTAATTGCGATAACCTTATCGTTATCTGCAAATGCACAGGAGAAGACGGAATTAGATGTTTTTAAGCATACAGCAATTGACACGACACAGTTGATTGTTTCTTATGACCTAACCGTTAAATATGACCTATCAGGACAGAATAATCCTGACTTTGAGAAAGTATATACTTACATCGGACGTAAGGTATGCCAGAGTTTTGTGGAGAGTGAACATAATGCTGACCTAAGAATGGCTAAAGCCTTTCTACGTAATGGGAAGCGTGGTTCAAGAGCATCTATGAAACTCGTCGCTAACGTTGGTGAAACCTATATTGGCTATCCAAAGGGAAAGACAACAGTTATTTACAATATGGACGGAGCTGGCTCTTACCTTTATCAAGAGGCTACTCCGAAGATGCAATGGAAACTTACAACCGAGCATAAAACACTTTTAGACTACGATTGTACAGCTGCAACCTGTTCTTATCGTGGAAGAAATTATAAGGTATGGTTCACTACCAAGATTCCGCTTTCATACGGTCCGTGGAAGTTTACAGGACTGCCGGGCTTGGTTATGGAGGCTGAAACCAAAGAGGGAGATTATCATTGGACGGTTACTGGCATAGAAAAGCCTAAGACAGCAACCCCTATCTATTTCCTTGACAGGAACTATGTAAAGACTTCTCGTGAGAACACACGCAAGCAAGAGAGGCTCTTGCTGAAAGATCCTGCAGGCTACCTTGAGAGTTATGGCTACAACTTCACTACAACTAATTTCAATGGACAAGTTGTGAAACTAACGCTCTTTACATTCGACAATCCTTTGGAACGAGAATGA
- a CDS encoding TonB-dependent receptor, with the protein MIRRLLILLSFISLLSINSKAQNSQGDSLTITGRVVDNKHQPMDGCILTIIQEKDSSILASSVTNEDGRYAISYLQTNENLLLNLTGFNIKRQVKRITPTNQTVNFNTTYESITLKEVEIKARKLWGSRDTLNYLVSAYMKGQDRTIGDILKQLPGITLEGGMVKYQGVPINHFYIENMDMFAGKYSIATNGIKAEDVSTVQVMENHEHIKALQDQIPPESAAINLRLKKKAKGRWLKTIDLGVGFDSNGLLREVNAALMYFAQRQQHVFYYETDNNGSSVDWFKSYYGGSNIGASRLTSIIFPGSSPVGKSLRNNQHNICFSNLNKLSETAEIKYNITYRHDIQRQSSYSQTTYLLPDASTRMMTEDISARNTTNAATMQLHYENNGSKTYLKNTLDLAGNWSDDNGLTLSNNARIQQHAFNRNLGLNNHTEWIQRTTNGGGFKLKTTNFVQTNPQALAIEGDMQVRQDVRLSNMGSYNSLTLIRNIRKQNWTIAPSAEFDIEYVGLKSLLNDTAVTIATSGDMGYLQIKSNIGANLQYVKNTFRLSFNLPLSLNYTKVDNEPIVNETTKGKRTTLLFSPSFTMLWKATDNWTLSAGGSYGMFPTSWRSLFTAYLMSNYRTLNRYKVNLSENKSATIHGKIHYKNIPHQFFAYLSGAVSRSWSDMVYGTTIDQNAHTLLQAEYAPNHQSSFSMTANVRKEITWHDMSIGATADYSTNTSTILRQSVITDYQYNSFFVSANLAFNLIKNIRLTENCRWAISQSKSGNYKNMIRNFSNEATISMAFIPDRLILNTNLQYTHNSGFTDKKDYTFMNLSITFKTKKKIQFVLNVDNVFNTKTFIYRSNSNLSESYTLYQLRPRSVMLTTHFAL; encoded by the coding sequence ATGATAAGACGCCTACTTATCTTACTATCGTTTATCAGCTTATTGTCTATAAACAGTAAGGCTCAGAATAGTCAGGGAGACTCTCTGACTATTACTGGGCGTGTGGTTGATAATAAACATCAACCTATGGATGGCTGTATTCTTACAATCATACAAGAAAAGGATTCTTCCATTCTTGCGAGTAGCGTGACCAATGAAGACGGCAGATACGCTATCAGCTATCTACAAACAAATGAGAACCTTCTTTTAAACCTGACAGGATTCAATATAAAACGGCAGGTAAAGCGGATAACTCCAACGAATCAGACCGTTAACTTCAATACCACCTACGAGAGTATCACGCTGAAAGAAGTAGAGATAAAGGCAAGAAAGCTATGGGGAAGTAGGGACACACTGAACTACTTGGTCTCTGCCTATATGAAAGGACAGGACAGAACCATTGGTGATATCCTCAAACAGCTGCCAGGTATCACGTTAGAAGGTGGCATGGTGAAGTATCAAGGTGTGCCTATCAACCATTTCTACATTGAGAACATGGATATGTTTGCGGGCAAATATAGCATCGCTACGAATGGTATTAAGGCTGAGGATGTCAGTACGGTGCAGGTGATGGAAAACCATGAACATATCAAGGCATTGCAGGATCAGATACCACCTGAATCGGCAGCTATCAACTTAAGGCTAAAGAAGAAAGCAAAGGGCAGATGGCTAAAGACCATAGACTTAGGGGTAGGCTTCGATTCTAACGGTTTATTGAGAGAGGTCAATGCTGCCCTTATGTACTTCGCGCAAAGACAACAGCACGTTTTCTATTACGAAACAGATAATAACGGTTCAAGCGTTGATTGGTTTAAATCATACTATGGTGGGAGTAATATCGGAGCCTCTCGCCTAACATCCATCATCTTTCCGGGGTCATCTCCTGTAGGTAAGAGTCTACGTAACAATCAGCATAACATCTGTTTCAGCAATCTCAACAAACTAAGTGAGACGGCGGAAATAAAGTATAACATTACCTACAGACACGATATCCAACGGCAAAGTAGCTATTCGCAAACCACTTATCTGCTCCCTGATGCAAGTACCCGTATGATGACCGAAGACATTTCTGCGCGTAATACAACGAATGCAGCCACAATGCAGTTGCATTATGAGAACAACGGCAGTAAGACTTATCTTAAAAACACACTTGACTTAGCAGGAAACTGGAGCGACGACAATGGTCTAACTTTGTCAAACAATGCACGTATCCAGCAACATGCTTTTAATAGGAACTTAGGACTGAACAATCACACAGAGTGGATTCAGCGTACAACCAATGGTGGAGGTTTTAAGCTAAAGACAACCAACTTTGTACAGACAAATCCACAAGCTCTCGCCATTGAAGGGGATATGCAGGTAAGACAAGATGTAAGACTCTCAAACATGGGAAGTTACAACAGCCTCACTTTGATAAGAAACATCCGAAAACAAAACTGGACTATTGCGCCTTCCGCAGAGTTTGATATTGAATATGTGGGACTGAAAAGTCTATTAAACGATACAGCTGTGACGATAGCGACGAGCGGCGACATGGGTTACTTGCAGATAAAAAGCAACATTGGAGCCAACCTACAATATGTCAAAAATACGTTCCGCCTATCGTTCAATCTGCCTTTATCGCTCAACTATACAAAGGTGGATAACGAACCAATAGTTAACGAGACGACGAAAGGAAAGCGCACAACCCTACTCTTCTCGCCATCTTTTACAATGCTTTGGAAAGCTACGGACAATTGGACGCTTTCTGCAGGAGGAAGTTATGGAATGTTTCCTACGAGTTGGAGAAGTCTGTTCACTGCTTATCTGATGAGCAACTATAGGACACTGAACCGCTACAAGGTGAATCTATCGGAAAACAAATCGGCAACTATACATGGGAAGATACACTACAAGAATATCCCTCATCAGTTCTTTGCCTATCTCTCTGGGGCGGTTAGTCGCTCATGGAGTGACATGGTTTATGGTACGACAATAGACCAGAATGCGCATACACTACTGCAAGCAGAATATGCTCCGAACCACCAAAGCAGCTTCTCTATGACAGCAAATGTAAGAAAGGAGATTACTTGGCACGACATGAGTATCGGGGCAACAGCTGATTATTCGACTAACACAAGCACGATACTGCGTCAGTCAGTCATCACCGACTATCAATATAATAGTTTCTTCGTCTCTGCCAACCTTGCTTTTAATCTTATCAAGAACATCCGACTAACAGAGAATTGTCGATGGGCAATCTCTCAATCAAAGTCGGGTAACTATAAAAATATGATTCGCAACTTTAGCAATGAGGCTACGATCTCCATGGCTTTTATCCCTGACAGACTGATACTTAACACCAACCTACAATACACACATAACAGTGGTTTTACGGATAAAAAGGATTACACCTTTATGAATCTTAGTATCACCTTTAAAACAAAAAAGAAGATACAATTCGTCTTGAACGTCGATAATGTCTTCAATACAAAAACCTTTATCTATCGTTCTAACAGCAATCTTTCCGAAAGCTACACCCTCTACCAGCTTCGTCCAAGAAGTGTGATGCTCACTACCCACTTTGCTTTATAA
- the pnuC gene encoding nicotinamide riboside transporter PnuC — protein sequence MTLDMLGCIVGLIYIYQEYKASIWLWLTGIIMPVIYMFVYYEAGLYADFGMQIYYTLAAIYGFLYWKFGRKKGAEEIPITHYPRRLILPSLLTFLLLWAALYTILIKFTNSTVPVLDSFGNALSFIGLWALAKKYIEQWWIWIVVDIELAGLYVYKGIPFTVGLYAFYAVIAVAGYFKWRRGLPRPLRKEGSANREDLP from the coding sequence ATGACATTAGACATGCTGGGCTGCATCGTTGGCCTAATTTACATCTATCAAGAATACAAAGCGAGTATATGGCTTTGGTTGACGGGTATTATTATGCCTGTCATCTATATGTTTGTCTATTACGAGGCAGGACTGTATGCGGACTTTGGAATGCAGATATACTATACATTGGCAGCTATCTATGGCTTCTTGTATTGGAAGTTCGGAAGGAAGAAAGGGGCGGAGGAGATTCCTATCACACACTATCCTCGTCGGTTGATACTTCCCTCATTGCTTACCTTCCTCCTTCTCTGGGCTGCACTCTATACCATCCTCATCAAGTTCACAAACTCTACCGTACCGGTATTAGATAGCTTCGGTAATGCACTCAGCTTCATCGGACTGTGGGCGTTAGCAAAGAAATACATCGAACAGTGGTGGATATGGATTGTTGTCGACATCGAATTAGCAGGACTTTATGTATATAAAGGGATTCCTTTCACTGTAGGACTCTATGCCTTCTATGCCGTTATCGCTGTGGCTGGGTATTTTAAGTGGAGGAGGGGCCTCCCCCGACCCCTCCGAAAGGAGGGGAGTGCAAATAGGGAAGACCTCCCCTAA
- a CDS encoding IS4 family transposase — protein sequence MEAKIEKISELSKLLSVKTRMSDDLFHLFGKFGIGHLLSCLSLEKQDGVSASELILSLCLFRIVGESIHSICKHKIYELSSHGNNCFYRMMIRPQMDWRRLMNHFVLRYMCLLRKYGEAPQSNTTTGFIIDDTVLEKSGVRMEGVSRVYDHVKGRCVLGYKLLLCAFFDGKTTIPFDFSLHQEKGKQGDCGLTKQQLRKAYHTKRNTGNPDYKRFQECKMSKMEVAMDMLRRGWKMGLHAKYVITDSRFTCEQLMACVRSIGKGAMHFVGLAKMGKTKYTVSGRKKNAAELIATYERERGKNCRKYKCRYIQLSGHLGDIPVRIFLIKYGRNSVWNVLLTTDTTMSFVKAFEVYQIRWNIEVMNKETKQYLGLGGYQGCDFNGQIADATLCYLTYTVMALEKRFTEYQTMGELFSDMEDDLMALTLWKRVLACIERILRILGETLGLTPQHLMATISGNDKELSKILVMAEALEKWDEVYGHTV from the coding sequence ATGGAAGCAAAAATAGAGAAAATAAGTGAGTTATCCAAACTTTTGAGTGTTAAAACTCGAATGAGTGATGATTTATTTCATCTTTTTGGCAAGTTTGGCATTGGTCACCTGTTATCTTGTCTTTCATTGGAGAAACAGGACGGGGTCTCGGCTTCGGAATTAATCCTTTCTCTTTGCCTCTTCCGCATTGTGGGTGAAAGTATTCACAGTATATGCAAACATAAGATATATGAGCTTTCAAGTCATGGTAACAACTGTTTCTATCGGATGATGATTCGCCCCCAGATGGATTGGAGACGCTTGATGAACCACTTTGTACTGCGTTATATGTGCCTTTTGCGTAAGTATGGCGAAGCTCCTCAATCCAATACCACGACAGGTTTCATTATAGATGATACTGTGCTTGAGAAGAGTGGTGTGAGAATGGAGGGTGTCAGTCGTGTTTACGACCATGTAAAAGGTAGGTGCGTATTGGGCTACAAACTGCTACTTTGTGCATTCTTTGACGGCAAGACAACCATACCCTTTGATTTTTCACTGCATCAGGAAAAAGGGAAACAAGGCGACTGCGGGCTGACAAAACAGCAACTCAGAAAGGCATATCATACCAAGAGGAATACTGGCAACCCCGATTATAAGCGCTTTCAAGAGTGTAAGATGTCTAAGATGGAAGTTGCCATGGATATGCTTCGCCGTGGATGGAAGATGGGCTTGCATGCGAAATATGTGATTACTGATAGTCGGTTTACCTGTGAGCAACTTATGGCATGTGTTAGAAGCATAGGCAAAGGGGCAATGCACTTTGTTGGACTTGCAAAAATGGGAAAGACAAAATACACCGTATCAGGCAGGAAGAAAAATGCTGCAGAACTCATTGCTACCTATGAACGCGAACGAGGAAAGAACTGCCGTAAGTACAAATGTCGATATATTCAACTCAGCGGACACTTAGGAGATATACCTGTAAGAATCTTCCTCATCAAATATGGTAGAAACTCCGTATGGAACGTCCTGCTCACCACGGATACAACGATGTCTTTCGTAAAAGCCTTTGAGGTGTATCAGATTAGATGGAACATAGAGGTGATGAACAAGGAGACTAAGCAATATCTTGGATTAGGAGGTTATCAAGGTTGCGACTTTAATGGTCAGATAGCTGACGCAACGCTGTGTTACCTTACATATACTGTCATGGCTTTGGAAAAGAGATTCACAGAATATCAAACCATGGGCGAACTCTTTTCGGATATGGAGGACGATCTCATGGCACTCACGCTATGGAAACGAGTTCTTGCCTGTATTGAACGCATTCTTCGTATTTTAGGAGAAACACTTGGATTGACGCCCCAACACCTTATGGCTACAATCAGCGGTAACGACAAAGAGTTGAGTAAAATCCTTGTAATGGCTGAAGCATTGGAAAAATGGGATGAAGTATATGGGCACACCGTATAA
- a CDS encoding TonB-dependent receptor, whose protein sequence is MKRIILFTAALTCVAITKAQTMTDTLKQQQLDEVVVAGVRVPKSAPYAVSNIKKKELEAFSKSGREMPFLLAQTPGVLAWGENGLGTGTAAMRIRGAAGSRINITLDGVSLNSPEDQTVFWANMNSYASLMNSVQIQRGIGTSTNGDGAFGGSVSLATSAPSRQPSIEVSGSYGSYNTYNAGMKFSTGLLFNHLIFDGAYHETTTDGYINGTSGRSGSYYGGLTWLGDNFRISYKNIGNFEKTGQAWNGVVTGSDDLSLMDGTYGTKTGITTYKDMYDRGLGKFNQLYEYLQTDANGAFVKDGNGNYETARYTMRDGSFWNKTTDNFYQNHNLLSFAFHPSNHWSHNVTLHYTYGYGYYSEFKHNAKFAKFGLAFTDSNGKFIKKSDFVRLKGLSQHTYGIVYTSNYKDENWDVTGGLNLQQFRGSHFGYLTYIKNEEADAKYRAGGNDYKYYASKAHKYDYSGFFKAKYNFADYWNVFMDLQIRHVEYMTDGQNDRFYKVGSGYQNQLLDISERYDFVNPKAGISYYRGGHKAYASIAHASREPERNNFTNNGSYPAPSPERMMDIEMGYQYNGRNWRAGVNLYYMDYNNQFVQTGAQSDIGANLTTNIKDSYRMGAEIEAGWSPLSWLTVEGNAALSRNIIKDFDEMASVDWEASFRKIHYNHSTLAFSPSAILNGMLNLHYKGFEAVWHTNFVSRQYLDNTENMTRSLPCYSQTNVNLSYTLRPTKHIAGLKEAVFGVNLNNIFNRHYAASGWVYSTILDNNGHPNENRYTQIGFIPMAGFNMMGSVAVKF, encoded by the coding sequence ATGAAAAGAATTATCCTGTTTACAGCAGCATTGACTTGTGTTGCTATCACAAAGGCGCAAACAATGACCGACACGCTGAAACAACAGCAGCTTGACGAGGTCGTTGTGGCAGGTGTACGTGTACCAAAGAGTGCTCCATACGCAGTATCTAATATTAAAAAGAAGGAACTTGAAGCCTTTTCTAAGAGTGGACGTGAAATGCCATTCCTCCTCGCTCAGACTCCGGGCGTTTTGGCTTGGGGCGAGAATGGACTCGGAACCGGTACGGCAGCAATGCGCATCCGTGGTGCTGCGGGTAGTAGAATCAATATTACGTTAGACGGAGTATCGCTCAATTCACCAGAAGATCAGACGGTTTTCTGGGCTAATATGAACTCTTACGCTTCGCTGATGAATAGTGTACAGATACAGCGTGGTATCGGAACATCGACCAATGGTGATGGTGCTTTCGGTGGTTCGGTGTCGTTGGCAACGAGTGCACCAAGCCGACAACCAAGCATTGAGGTGAGTGGTTCATACGGCTCATACAATACGTATAACGCAGGCATGAAGTTCTCTACGGGTCTGTTGTTCAATCATCTTATCTTCGATGGAGCTTACCACGAAACCACAACAGACGGATATATCAATGGTACAAGTGGGCGTTCGGGGTCTTACTATGGTGGACTTACATGGTTGGGGGATAACTTCCGCATCAGCTATAAGAACATCGGCAACTTCGAGAAGACGGGTCAGGCATGGAATGGTGTCGTTACGGGTAGCGACGACTTAAGTTTGATGGATGGTACATACGGCACAAAGACAGGTATCACAACCTATAAAGACATGTATGACAGAGGTTTGGGTAAGTTCAACCAACTCTATGAATACTTGCAGACCGATGCTAACGGAGCCTTCGTAAAGGATGGGAATGGCAACTACGAGACAGCCCGTTACACGATGCGTGACGGCTCATTCTGGAACAAGACGACAGATAATTTCTATCAGAATCATAACCTCTTATCGTTTGCTTTCCACCCTTCCAATCATTGGAGTCATAATGTAACCCTGCATTACACCTACGGTTACGGTTATTATAGCGAATTTAAGCATAATGCAAAGTTTGCTAAATTCGGCTTGGCGTTCACTGACAGCAATGGTAAGTTTATCAAGAAGTCTGACTTTGTACGCCTGAAAGGTTTGTCACAGCACACCTACGGCATTGTCTACACCAGCAATTACAAAGACGAGAACTGGGACGTAACGGGTGGACTGAATCTACAGCAGTTCCGTGGCAGTCATTTCGGCTACCTTACTTATATAAAGAATGAGGAGGCAGATGCGAAGTATCGTGCTGGTGGCAATGATTATAAGTATTATGCCTCTAAGGCACATAAGTATGATTACAGCGGATTCTTCAAGGCAAAATACAACTTTGCAGACTATTGGAACGTTTTTATGGACCTGCAGATTCGTCATGTGGAGTATATGACCGATGGTCAGAACGACCGTTTCTATAAGGTGGGAAGTGGCTATCAGAACCAACTCTTGGATATTAGCGAGCGTTATGACTTCGTTAATCCGAAAGCGGGAATCAGCTATTATCGTGGTGGTCACAAGGCATACGCTTCTATTGCGCACGCCAGTCGTGAACCAGAACGTAATAACTTCACCAACAACGGTAGTTATCCTGCACCTTCACCAGAGCGTATGATGGATATCGAAATGGGCTATCAATACAATGGTCGCAACTGGAGAGCAGGGGTGAACCTCTATTATATGGACTATAACAACCAGTTTGTACAGACGGGTGCGCAGAGTGATATCGGTGCGAATCTGACTACAAACATCAAGGACAGCTATCGTATGGGTGCTGAGATTGAGGCTGGATGGAGTCCACTGTCATGGTTGACCGTTGAAGGTAACGCTGCTTTGAGCCGTAATATCATCAAGGACTTTGACGAGATGGCAAGTGTTGACTGGGAGGCTTCGTTCCGTAAGATTCATTACAACCACTCTACTTTGGCTTTCTCACCATCAGCTATCCTCAATGGTATGCTCAATCTTCATTACAAAGGCTTTGAGGCAGTATGGCATACAAACTTCGTCAGTCGTCAGTATCTCGACAATACCGAGAACATGACACGCTCACTGCCATGCTATTCACAGACGAATGTCAACCTCAGCTATACCCTTCGTCCTACCAAGCACATTGCAGGTTTGAAGGAAGCTGTCTTCGGTGTGAACCTCAACAATATCTTCAATCGCCATTATGCAGCCAGCGGATGGGTGTACAGCACAATCCTTGACAACAACGGTCATCCTAATGAGAACCGTTATACGCAGATTGGTTTTATCCCAATGGCAGGGTTTAATATGATGGGAAGTGTTGCGGTGAAGTTTTAA
- a CDS encoding nucleoside 2-deoxyribosyltransferase encodes MEKKVYFAGSIRGGREDAAVYKRIIDYINATDTVLTEHIGLGSLSVKTRTKEDDVHIYERDTEWLRSSDVLIAECTNPSHGVGYELAYAEARNIPVRIFYDKRKANISAMLNGDAYFKVYPYENEAEIYPVLDKILGNK; translated from the coding sequence ATGGAGAAGAAGGTATATTTTGCAGGTTCTATTCGTGGCGGTAGGGAGGATGCGGCTGTGTATAAGCGCATTATAGATTATATCAATGCAACGGATACGGTGTTGACGGAGCATATCGGATTAGGGAGTTTGAGTGTGAAGACACGTACGAAAGAGGATGACGTACATATATATGAGCGTGATACAGAGTGGCTTAGGTCATCCGATGTGCTGATAGCAGAATGTACGAACCCTTCTCATGGCGTCGGTTATGAATTAGCATACGCTGAGGCTCGTAATATCCCTGTGCGTATCTTCTATGACAAGCGCAAAGCCAATATCTCCGCAATGCTGAATGGCGACGCCTATTTTAAGGTTTATCCATACGAGAACGAAGCGGAGATATATCCCGTTCTTGATAAAATCTTAGGAAATAAGTAG
- a CDS encoding nucleotide exchange factor GrpE — protein MSKKEKNIKIEGEELELNNEETTQNDAEEQAEDANGEETPAEEELAPLVAAQNEAEQWKDKYIRLVAEFENYKKRTLKEKSELILNGSEKTVAAILPILDDFERATADKTEDPQAIKEGFELIYKKFLKALETLGVNKIETNNADFNVDYHEAIAMVPGMGDDKKGKVIDCVQTGYTLNDKVIRHAKVAVGQ, from the coding sequence ATGAGTAAGAAAGAGAAAAATATAAAGATTGAAGGCGAAGAACTGGAGTTGAATAACGAAGAAACAACCCAGAACGACGCTGAAGAACAGGCGGAAGATGCTAACGGAGAGGAGACTCCTGCAGAGGAAGAACTCGCACCATTGGTAGCTGCACAGAACGAAGCTGAGCAGTGGAAAGACAAGTATATCCGTTTGGTTGCCGAATTTGAGAACTACAAGAAACGTACACTGAAGGAGAAGTCAGAACTGATTCTCAACGGAAGTGAGAAGACTGTAGCTGCTATTCTGCCTATCCTTGACGACTTTGAGCGTGCTACTGCCGATAAGACAGAGGACCCACAGGCAATTAAAGAAGGTTTCGAACTTATCTATAAGAAGTTTTTGAAGGCCTTGGAGACACTCGGTGTTAACAAGATTGAGACCAATAATGCTGACTTCAACGTCGATTATCATGAGGCTATCGCTATGGTTCCTGGTATGGGCGACGATAAGAAGGGCAAGGTTATCGACTGTGTACAGACTGGTTATACGCTCAATGACAAGGTTATCCGTCACGCAAAGGTTGCTGTCGGACAATAA
- a CDS encoding ABC-F family ATP-binding cassette domain-containing protein — MITLSNLAIQFGKRVLYKDVNLKFTPGNIYGVIGANGAGKSTLLRAISGDLEPNKGTVELGPGERLSVLEQDHFKYDEYKVMDTVLMGHDALWQNMKEREELYAKPEMTEEDGNRAADLELKFAEMNGWEAESNAAQLLQNLGVKEDLHEKQMSQLSNTEKVRVMLAKALFGKPENLLLDEPTNDLDLETVEWLEDYLGEIDEHQTVLVVSHDRHFLDSVSTQTIDIDFGKVTVFAGNYSFWYESSQLALRQAQNQKMKAEEKKKQLEEFIRRFSANVAKSKQTTSRKKMLERLNVEEIRPSSRKYPGIIFSMEREPGNQILEVENLKAVDEDGTVLFDNVNFNIEKGQKVVFLSRNSKAMTALFEIINGNREPDAGTYNWGVTITTAYLPLDNTEFFDCDLNLVDWLSQFGPGNEVAMKGFLGRMLFKQEEVEKKVNVLSGGEKMRCMIARMQLQNANCLILDTPTNHLDLESIQAFNNNLIGFKGNILFSSHDHEFINTVADRIIELTPKGTIDKLMSYDDYIHDEQIKEQKAGMY, encoded by the coding sequence ATGATTACACTTTCAAACCTTGCTATCCAATTCGGCAAGAGAGTTCTATACAAGGACGTTAACTTAAAGTTTACACCAGGTAATATTTACGGTGTCATTGGTGCCAATGGTGCTGGTAAATCAACCTTGCTTCGTGCCATTTCTGGCGACTTAGAGCCAAACAAGGGAACAGTAGAGTTGGGACCAGGTGAGCGTCTGTCTGTATTGGAACAGGACCACTTCAAATATGATGAGTATAAGGTAATGGACACAGTCCTCATGGGACATGATGCACTTTGGCAGAACATGAAAGAGCGTGAGGAACTTTATGCTAAGCCAGAGATGACTGAGGAGGATGGTAATCGTGCTGCCGACTTAGAGTTGAAGTTTGCTGAGATGAATGGATGGGAGGCTGAAAGCAATGCTGCACAGTTGCTCCAGAACCTTGGCGTTAAGGAGGATTTGCATGAGAAGCAGATGTCACAGCTCTCAAATACAGAGAAGGTGCGTGTGATGTTGGCTAAAGCTCTCTTTGGTAAGCCAGAGAACTTGTTGCTCGATGAACCTACCAACGACCTCGACCTTGAGACCGTTGAATGGTTAGAGGATTACCTCGGTGAGATTGATGAGCATCAGACGGTATTGGTTGTATCGCACGACCGTCACTTCCTCGACTCTGTCAGCACACAGACAATCGATATCGACTTCGGTAAGGTAACCGTCTTTGCAGGTAACTACTCATTCTGGTATGAGAGTTCACAGTTGGCTTTACGTCAGGCTCAGAACCAGAAGATGAAGGCTGAGGAGAAGAAGAAGCAGTTGGAGGAATTCATCCGCCGATTCTCTGCCAATGTTGCTAAGAGTAAGCAGACAACATCACGTAAGAAGATGTTGGAGCGTCTGAACGTAGAGGAGATTCGTCCATCAAGCCGTAAATATCCGGGTATTATCTTCTCTATGGAGCGTGAGCCAGGTAATCAGATTCTTGAGGTTGAGAACTTGAAGGCTGTTGATGAGGATGGAACAGTACTCTTCGATAATGTGAACTTCAACATTGAGAAGGGACAGAAGGTTGTCTTCCTCTCTCGCAACTCAAAGGCTATGACTGCGCTCTTCGAGATTATCAATGGTAATCGTGAGCCTGATGCTGGTACGTATAACTGGGGTGTGACAATCACTACGGCTTATCTCCCATTGGATAATACCGAGTTCTTCGATTGCGATCTGAACCTCGTTGACTGGTTGTCACAGTTCGGTCCAGGTAACGAAGTGGCTATGAAGGGCTTCTTGGGTCGTATGTTGTTCAAGCAGGAAGAGGTTGAGAAGAAGGTGAACGTACTCTCTGGAGGTGAGAAGATGCGTTGTATGATTGCACGTATGCAGCTTCAGAATGCTAACTGTTTGATTCTTGACACACCAACCAACCACCTTGACTTGGAGAGTATTCAGGCGTTCAATAACAACCTGATTGGCTTTAAGGGTAATATCCTCTTCAGCTCACACGACCATGAGTTTATTAACACCGTGGCTGATCGTATCATTGAGTTGACTCCAAAGGGTACCATCGACAAGCTAATGAGCTACGATGACTATATCCATGACGAGCAGATTAAGGAGCAAAAAGCAGGAATGTACTAA